Proteins from a genomic interval of Stenotrophomonas maltophilia:
- the rpsN gene encoding 30S ribosomal protein S14: MAKTSMVNRDIKREKLAKKYAEKRAALKKIVSSVDATYEEKIDAATKLAKLPRDSSPSRQRNRCELSGRPRGVYSKFGLGRNKLREATMRGDVPGLRKASW, encoded by the coding sequence ATGGCAAAGACCTCCATGGTCAACCGCGACATCAAGCGGGAAAAGCTGGCAAAGAAGTACGCTGAAAAGCGTGCAGCTCTGAAGAAGATCGTGTCCTCCGTGGACGCGACCTACGAAGAGAAGATCGACGCCGCAACCAAGCTGGCCAAGCTGCCGCGCGATTCGTCGCCGAGCCGCCAGCGTAACCGTTGCGAGCTGTCGGGTCGTCCGCGTGGCGTCTACAGCAAGTTCGGCCTGGGCCGTAACAAGCTGCGTGAAGCCACCATGCGTGGCGACGTCCCGGGTCTGCGCAAGGCCAGCTGGTAA
- the rplB gene encoding 50S ribosomal protein L2, with amino-acid sequence MPLMKFKPTSPGRRSAVRVVTPDLHKGAPHAALVESQSRSGGRNHHGRITVRHVGGGAKQHYRIIDFKRNKLGIPARVERIEYDPNRTAHIALLCYVDGERRYIIAPKGLKAGDQVIAGSDAPIKAGNTLPLRNIPVGTTIHCIELKPGKGAQIARAAGAAVQLVAREGIYATLRLRSGEMRKVPVECCATIGEVGNDEHSLEKLGKAGAKRWRGVRPTVRGAAMNPVDHPHGGGEAKAGQGNPHPVTPWGVPTKGYKTRHNKRTQQFIVRDRRG; translated from the coding sequence ATGCCATTGATGAAATTCAAGCCCACTTCCCCCGGCCGCCGTTCGGCCGTGCGCGTGGTCACTCCCGACCTGCACAAGGGTGCTCCGCACGCTGCGCTGGTCGAGTCGCAGAGCCGCTCGGGTGGTCGTAACCACCATGGCCGCATCACCGTGCGTCACGTCGGTGGTGGTGCCAAGCAGCACTACCGCATCATCGACTTCAAGCGCAACAAGCTGGGCATCCCGGCGCGCGTGGAACGCATCGAATACGATCCGAACCGCACCGCCCACATCGCTCTGCTGTGCTACGTCGACGGTGAGCGTCGCTACATCATCGCCCCGAAGGGCCTGAAGGCTGGTGATCAGGTGATCGCTGGTTCGGATGCCCCGATCAAGGCCGGCAACACCCTGCCGCTGCGCAACATCCCGGTCGGCACCACCATCCACTGCATCGAACTGAAGCCGGGCAAGGGCGCTCAGATCGCTCGCGCCGCTGGTGCGGCCGTGCAGCTGGTGGCTCGCGAAGGCATCTACGCCACCCTGCGCCTGCGCTCGGGTGAAATGCGCAAGGTTCCGGTCGAGTGCTGCGCCACCATCGGCGAAGTCGGCAACGACGAGCACAGCCTGGAAAAGCTGGGCAAGGCCGGTGCCAAGCGTTGGCGCGGCGTCCGTCCGACCGTTCGTGGTGCAGCCATGAACCCGGTTGACCACCCGCACGGTGGTGGTGAGGCGAAGGCCGGCCAGGGTAATCCGCATCCGGTCACCCCGTGGGGTGTCCCGACCAAGGGTTACAAGACGCGCCATAACAAGCGCACTCAGCAGTTCATCGTCCGCGATCGTAGGGGCTAA
- the rplX gene encoding 50S ribosomal protein L24, translated as MANRIKKGDQVVVNAGKDKGKQGEVVRVDGDRVVVANVNIVKRHTKPNPQAGVAGGVVEREASIHISNVNVLNPASGKGERVGFKVLEDGRKLRVFRSSGEALDA; from the coding sequence ATGGCTAACCGTATCAAGAAGGGCGACCAGGTTGTCGTCAACGCTGGCAAGGACAAGGGCAAGCAGGGCGAAGTCGTCCGCGTCGACGGCGACCGTGTGGTCGTCGCCAACGTGAACATCGTCAAGCGCCACACCAAGCCGAACCCGCAGGCAGGTGTTGCCGGCGGCGTGGTCGAGCGCGAAGCTTCGATCCATATCTCCAACGTGAATGTTCTGAACCCGGCTTCGGGCAAGGGCGAACGCGTTGGCTTCAAGGTGCTGGAGGATGGACGCAAACTGCGTGTGTTCCGCTCCAGCGGTGAGGCGCTCGACGCCTGA
- the rpsD gene encoding 30S ribosomal protein S4, with amino-acid sequence MARYIGPTCKLARREGADLSLKSPARALDSKCKLEQKPGQHGATARKGKLSDYATQLREKQKVKRIYGLLERQFRNYYKKASTKKGNTGENLLQLLETRLDNVVYRMGFAVTRPAARQLVSHRGVTVNGKSVNLASYQVKAGDAIALSEKAAKQLRVQEALTVAAQHDLSPSWVEVDSGKFTGIFKAVPDRSDLPADINEALIVELYSK; translated from the coding sequence ATGGCTCGTTATATCGGTCCTACCTGTAAGCTCGCCCGTCGCGAAGGCGCCGACCTGTCCCTGAAGAGCCCGGCGCGTGCGCTGGACTCCAAGTGCAAGCTGGAGCAGAAGCCCGGCCAGCACGGCGCCACTGCCCGCAAGGGCAAGCTGTCCGACTACGCCACCCAGCTGCGTGAAAAGCAGAAGGTCAAGCGTATCTACGGCCTGCTGGAGCGTCAGTTCCGCAACTACTACAAGAAGGCCTCGACCAAGAAGGGCAACACCGGCGAGAACCTGCTTCAGCTGCTGGAAACCCGCCTGGACAACGTCGTCTACCGCATGGGCTTCGCCGTGACCCGTCCGGCTGCCCGTCAGCTGGTGTCGCACCGCGGCGTCACCGTGAATGGCAAGTCGGTCAACCTGGCTTCGTACCAGGTCAAGGCTGGCGACGCCATCGCCCTGTCTGAAAAGGCTGCCAAGCAGCTGCGCGTCCAGGAAGCCCTGACCGTCGCCGCCCAGCATGACCTGAGCCCGTCGTGGGTTGAAGTGGATTCCGGCAAGTTCACCGGCATCTTCAAGGCTGTTCCGGATCGTTCGGATCTGCCTGCGGACATCAACGAAGCGCTGATCGTCGAGCTGTATTCGAAGTAA
- the rpsE gene encoding 30S ribosomal protein S5, which yields MAEERQQRGRDRDRNREEKIDDGMIEKLVAVNRVSKTVKGGRQFTFTALTVVGDGEGKVGFGYGKAREVPVAIQKSMEQARKNLVSVDLNNGTLWHTIKDGHGAARVFMQPASEGTGVIAGGAMRAVLEAVGVKNVLAKATGSRNPINLVRATVKGLSAAQSPARIAAKRGKKVEELNHG from the coding sequence ATGGCAGAAGAGCGTCAGCAGCGGGGTCGCGATCGCGACCGTAACCGCGAAGAGAAGATCGACGACGGCATGATCGAAAAGCTGGTCGCGGTCAACCGCGTCAGCAAGACCGTCAAGGGTGGCCGCCAGTTCACCTTCACCGCCCTGACCGTTGTCGGCGACGGCGAAGGCAAGGTCGGTTTCGGCTATGGCAAGGCCCGCGAAGTGCCGGTCGCCATCCAGAAGTCGATGGAACAGGCCCGCAAGAACCTGGTCAGCGTTGACCTGAACAACGGCACCCTGTGGCACACCATCAAGGATGGTCACGGCGCAGCCCGCGTGTTCATGCAGCCGGCTTCCGAAGGTACCGGCGTCATCGCCGGCGGTGCCATGCGCGCCGTGCTGGAAGCGGTTGGCGTGAAGAACGTGCTGGCCAAGGCCACCGGTTCGCGCAACCCGATCAACCTGGTGCGTGCCACCGTGAAGGGCCTGTCTGCTGCGCAGTCGCCGGCTCGCATCGCGGCCAAGCGCGGCAAGAAGGTGGAGGAACTCAACCATGGCTAA
- the rplN gene encoding 50S ribosomal protein L14, translated as MIQMQSYLDVADNSGAKQVMCFKVLGGSKRRYAGIGDIIKVTVKDAIPRGKVKKGEVYDAVVVRTRKGVRRADGSLIRFDGNAAVLLNSKQEPIGTRIFGPVTRELRSEKFMKIVSLAPEVL; from the coding sequence ATGATCCAGATGCAGAGCTACCTTGACGTCGCGGACAATTCGGGTGCCAAGCAGGTGATGTGCTTCAAGGTGCTGGGTGGTTCCAAGCGCCGTTACGCCGGCATCGGCGACATCATCAAGGTCACCGTGAAGGATGCGATTCCGCGCGGCAAGGTCAAGAAGGGTGAAGTGTATGACGCCGTCGTGGTGCGTACCCGCAAGGGTGTGCGTCGCGCCGACGGCTCGCTGATCCGCTTCGACGGCAACGCTGCCGTTCTGCTGAACAGCAAGCAGGAGCCGATCGGTACCCGTATCTTCGGGCCGGTGACCCGTGAACTTCGTTCGGAGAAGTTCATGAAGATCGTCTCGCTCGCTCCCGAAGTGCTGTGA
- the rpmC gene encoding 50S ribosomal protein L29, translating into MDIKTLREKSADELKAHLIDLRKEQFSVRMQQVTGQLPKTHDIRRVRREIARVKTLLGSTK; encoded by the coding sequence ATGGATATCAAAACTCTCCGTGAAAAGTCGGCTGACGAACTCAAGGCCCACCTGATCGACCTGCGTAAGGAACAGTTCTCTGTCCGTATGCAGCAGGTCACCGGCCAGCTGCCGAAGACCCACGACATTCGCCGGGTCCGTCGCGAGATTGCTCGCGTCAAGACCCTGCTCGGCAGCACGAAGTAA
- the rplF gene encoding 50S ribosomal protein L6, translated as MSRVAKKPIDLGKVELNVQSESVTVKGPKGTLSLPKPAGIAINVDSGVATLSTENAELVALTGTVRAILANMVKGVSEGFERKLELVGVGYRAAMQGKDLSLSLGFSHPVVFVAPEGITITTPTQTEILVQGADKQVVGEVAAKIRAFRKPEPYKGKGVKYSDEVIIRKEAKKA; from the coding sequence ATGTCCCGCGTAGCCAAGAAGCCGATCGACCTGGGTAAGGTTGAACTGAACGTCCAGTCGGAAAGCGTCACCGTCAAGGGTCCGAAGGGCACCCTGTCGCTGCCGAAGCCGGCCGGTATTGCCATCAACGTCGACAGCGGCGTTGCCACCCTGAGCACCGAGAACGCCGAGCTGGTCGCACTGACCGGTACCGTGCGTGCGATCCTGGCCAACATGGTCAAGGGCGTGTCCGAAGGCTTCGAGCGCAAGCTGGAGCTGGTCGGCGTGGGTTACCGCGCTGCCATGCAGGGCAAGGACCTGAGCCTGTCGCTGGGCTTCTCGCACCCGGTCGTGTTCGTGGCGCCGGAAGGCATCACCATCACCACCCCGACCCAGACCGAGATCCTGGTCCAGGGCGCTGACAAGCAGGTCGTCGGTGAAGTTGCCGCCAAGATCCGTGCGTTCCGCAAGCCGGAGCCGTACAAGGGCAAGGGCGTGAAGTACTCCGACGAAGTCATCATCCGTAAGGAAGCCAAGAAGGCATAA
- the rpmD gene encoding 50S ribosomal protein L30: MANESNKTVKVRLVRGLRGTQSRHRLSVRALGLNKLNDVRELKDSPQVRGLINTVHYLVKVEE, encoded by the coding sequence ATGGCTAATGAGTCCAACAAGACTGTGAAGGTGCGCCTGGTGCGTGGCCTGCGTGGTACCCAGTCGCGTCACCGCCTGTCGGTGCGTGCCCTGGGCCTGAACAAGCTCAACGATGTGCGTGAACTGAAGGACAGCCCGCAGGTTCGCGGTCTGATCAACACCGTTCACTACCTCGTCAAGGTTGAGGAGTAA
- the rplR gene encoding 50S ribosomal protein L18 produces MKMNKNIARLRRAKSTRAHIRELGVARLSVLRTGQHLYAQVFTADGSKVLAAANTTQTDVMEGLKNGKNADAAAKVGRIVAERAKAAGVEKVAFDRSGYRYHGRIKALAEAAREAGLQF; encoded by the coding sequence ATCAAAATGAACAAGAACATCGCCCGCCTGCGTCGCGCCAAGTCGACCCGCGCCCACATCCGTGAGCTCGGCGTCGCCCGCCTGTCGGTGCTGCGCACCGGCCAGCACCTGTACGCCCAGGTCTTCACCGCCGACGGTTCCAAGGTGCTGGCTGCTGCCAACACCACCCAGACCGACGTCATGGAAGGTCTGAAGAACGGCAAGAACGCCGATGCCGCCGCCAAGGTCGGCCGTATCGTCGCTGAGCGCGCCAAGGCCGCCGGCGTCGAGAAGGTTGCCTTCGATCGTTCGGGCTACCGCTACCACGGCCGCATCAAGGCCCTGGCAGAAGCCGCCCGCGAAGCCGGCCTGCAGTTCTAA
- the rpsQ gene encoding 30S ribosomal protein S17, with translation MSDNTEKKTLRTVEGRVVSNKMDKTVTVLVERQVKHALYGKYIKRSTKLHAHDADNACKEGDVVRVTEIAPMSKTKNWRVVEVITRAAE, from the coding sequence ATGAGCGACAATACTGAAAAGAAGACGCTGCGCACGGTCGAAGGCCGTGTCGTCAGCAACAAGATGGACAAGACGGTTACCGTCCTGGTTGAGCGTCAGGTCAAGCACGCGCTGTACGGCAAGTACATCAAGCGCTCGACCAAGCTGCACGCCCACGATGCCGACAACGCCTGCAAGGAAGGCGACGTCGTCCGCGTGACCGAGATTGCTCCGATGTCCAAGACCAAGAACTGGCGCGTGGTGGAAGTCATCACGCGTGCGGCTGAATAA
- the rpsC gene encoding 30S ribosomal protein S3 produces the protein MGHKVHPIGIRLGISKDWNSKWYANKAEFAGYLAADLKVREMLRKKLAQAGISKILIERPAKTARVTIHTARPGVVIGKRGEDIEKLRKEVSEMMGVPAHINVTEVRKPELDAQLVAESIAQQLERRIMFRRAMKRSVGNAMRLGALGIKVNVGGRLNGAEIARSEWYREGRVPLHTLRADIDYGFAEAKTTYGIIGIKVWIYKGEVFDFSQVGQEKQDDTPSRNDRHDRGDRGDRQRPAREAR, from the coding sequence ATGGGTCATAAAGTTCATCCGATTGGTATCCGCCTCGGCATTTCCAAGGACTGGAACTCCAAGTGGTACGCCAACAAGGCCGAGTTCGCTGGTTACCTGGCAGCCGACCTGAAAGTGCGCGAAATGCTGCGCAAGAAGCTGGCTCAGGCCGGCATCAGCAAGATCCTGATCGAGCGTCCGGCCAAGACTGCTCGCGTGACGATCCACACCGCCCGTCCGGGCGTGGTGATCGGCAAGCGCGGTGAGGACATCGAGAAGCTGCGCAAGGAAGTGAGCGAGATGATGGGCGTCCCGGCGCACATCAACGTCACCGAAGTGCGCAAGCCGGAACTGGACGCGCAGCTCGTTGCCGAGTCGATCGCCCAGCAGCTGGAGCGTCGCATCATGTTCCGCCGCGCAATGAAGCGCTCGGTCGGCAACGCGATGCGCCTGGGTGCCCTGGGTATCAAGGTCAACGTGGGTGGCCGCCTCAACGGTGCAGAAATCGCCCGTTCGGAGTGGTACCGCGAAGGCCGCGTGCCGCTGCACACCCTGCGTGCCGACATCGACTATGGCTTCGCTGAAGCCAAGACGACCTACGGCATCATCGGCATCAAGGTCTGGATCTACAAGGGCGAGGTCTTCGATTTCTCCCAGGTTGGCCAGGAAAAGCAGGACGACACCCCGTCGCGCAACGATCGTCACGATCGCGGTGACCGTGGTGACCGTCAGCGCCCGGCCCGTGAAGCGAGGTAA
- the rplV gene encoding 50S ribosomal protein L22 translates to MEAKAILRTARISPQKARLVADQVRGLPAERAVNLLKFSDKKAAHLIKKVVESAIANAENNQGADVDELKVQTIMVDEGPTLKRFMARAKGRGTRILKRTSHITVVVGAAK, encoded by the coding sequence ATGGAAGCGAAAGCCATCCTGCGCACTGCGCGCATCTCCCCGCAGAAGGCTCGTCTGGTCGCTGACCAGGTGCGCGGTCTGCCGGCCGAGCGTGCGGTCAACCTGCTGAAGTTCTCGGACAAGAAGGCTGCCCACCTGATCAAGAAGGTGGTGGAGTCGGCTATTGCAAATGCCGAAAACAACCAGGGCGCCGACGTCGACGAGCTGAAGGTTCAGACCATCATGGTTGATGAAGGTCCGACCCTGAAGCGTTTCATGGCGCGGGCGAAAGGCCGCGGTACCCGCATCCTCAAGCGCACCAGCCACATCACTGTGGTTGTGGGCGCCGCCAAGTAA
- the rpsH gene encoding 30S ribosomal protein S8, whose translation MSMTDPIADLLVRIKNAAAVGKQTVKAPSSKIKVAIAQVLKDEGYITDLRVTQLENNKSELEIVLKYFEGKPVIATLKRFSRSGLRQYRGKSELPKVMNGLGISIISTSKGIMTDAQARQLGVGGEVLCFVA comes from the coding sequence ATGAGCATGACTGATCCCATCGCCGACCTGCTGGTCCGCATCAAGAATGCGGCCGCGGTTGGCAAGCAGACGGTGAAAGCCCCGTCGTCCAAGATCAAGGTTGCGATCGCCCAGGTCCTGAAGGACGAGGGTTACATCACCGACCTGCGCGTGACCCAGCTGGAAAACAACAAGTCCGAGCTGGAAATCGTGCTGAAGTATTTCGAAGGCAAGCCGGTCATCGCGACCCTGAAGCGCTTCTCGCGTTCGGGCCTGCGCCAGTACCGCGGCAAGAGCGAGCTGCCGAAGGTCATGAACGGCTTGGGTATCTCCATCATTTCCACCTCCAAGGGCATCATGACTGATGCGCAGGCGCGCCAGCTGGGCGTCGGCGGCGAAGTCCTGTGCTTCGTGGCCTAA
- the rpsK gene encoding 30S ribosomal protein S11: MAKPAAKTKKKIKRVVTDGVAHVHASFNNTIVTITDRQGNALSWATSGGAGFRGSRKSTPFAAQVAAEKAGRAALDYGVKSLEVRIKGPGPGRESAVRSLNNVGYKITNIIDVTPIPHNGCRPPKKRRV; the protein is encoded by the coding sequence ATGGCTAAGCCCGCTGCTAAGACCAAGAAGAAGATCAAGCGCGTCGTCACCGACGGCGTTGCCCACGTCCACGCTTCGTTCAACAACACCATCGTCACCATCACCGACCGCCAGGGCAACGCTCTGTCGTGGGCGACCTCCGGTGGCGCTGGCTTCCGCGGTTCGCGCAAGTCGACCCCGTTCGCTGCCCAGGTGGCTGCTGAAAAGGCCGGTCGTGCTGCGCTGGACTACGGCGTGAAGTCGCTGGAAGTCCGCATCAAGGGCCCGGGTCCGGGCCGTGAGTCGGCCGTGCGTTCGTTGAACAACGTCGGCTACAAGATCACCAACATCATCGACGTGACGCCTATCCCGCACAACGGGTGCCGTCCGCCGAAGAAGCGTCGCGTCTAA
- the rpsM gene encoding 30S ribosomal protein S13 — protein MARIAGVNLPAQKHVWVGLQSIYGIGRTRSKKVCEVAGVASTTKIRDLSEPEIERLRAEVGKYIVEGDLRREIGIAIKRLMDLGCYRGLRHRRGLPLRGQRTRTNARTRKGPRKAIKK, from the coding sequence ATGGCGCGTATTGCAGGCGTCAACCTGCCAGCCCAGAAGCACGTCTGGGTCGGGTTGCAAAGCATTTACGGCATCGGCCGTACCCGTTCGAAGAAGGTCTGCGAAGTCGCAGGCGTTGCTTCGACCACCAAGATCCGCGATCTGTCGGAGCCGGAAATCGAGCGCCTGCGCGCCGAAGTCGGCAAGTACATCGTGGAAGGCGATCTGCGCCGTGAGATCGGCATCGCGATCAAGCGCCTGATGGACCTGGGCTGCTACCGCGGCCTGCGTCACCGTCGTGGCCTCCCGCTGCGTGGCCAGCGCACCCGTACCAACGCCCGCACCCGCAAGGGTCCGCGCAAGGCGATCAAGAAGTAA
- the rplO gene encoding 50S ribosomal protein L15: protein MTLRLNELSPAPGARTERTRVGRGIGSGLGKTAGRGHKGSFARKGGGKIKAGFEGGQTPMQRRLPKIGFRSPIAKDTAEVLLYALDKLPAGEIDFAALRAAKLVPSTAKKAKVVVKGEVTKAFTLKGIAATAGAKAAIEAAGGSVTE, encoded by the coding sequence ATGACTCTGCGTCTCAATGAACTGAGCCCGGCACCGGGCGCCCGCACCGAGCGCACCCGCGTCGGTCGCGGTATCGGCTCTGGCCTGGGCAAGACTGCCGGCCGCGGCCACAAGGGTTCGTTCGCCCGCAAGGGTGGCGGCAAGATCAAGGCTGGCTTCGAAGGCGGCCAGACCCCCATGCAGCGTCGTCTGCCGAAGATCGGCTTCCGTTCGCCGATCGCCAAGGACACCGCTGAAGTGCTGCTGTACGCGCTGGACAAGCTGCCGGCCGGTGAGATCGACTTCGCCGCCCTGCGTGCTGCCAAGCTGGTCCCGAGCACTGCCAAGAAGGCCAAGGTCGTCGTCAAGGGCGAAGTGACCAAGGCGTTCACCCTGAAGGGTATTGCTGCCACGGCTGGTGCCAAGGCCGCGATCGAAGCTGCCGGCGGCAGCGTAACGGAGTAA
- the rplE gene encoding 50S ribosomal protein L5: MSSRLEKFYKDEVVPALMKQFGYTNPMEVPKLVKVALNMGVGEAATNKKILENAVGDMTKISGQKPVVTKSRVSVASFKIRDGWPIGCKTTLRRHKMYEFLDRLINISLPRVRDFRGVSGRSFDGRGNFNMGVKEQIIFPEIDFDAVDAIRGMDIAITTTAKTDAEAKALLAAFKFPFRN, from the coding sequence ATGAGTTCCCGTCTCGAAAAGTTCTACAAGGACGAAGTGGTGCCGGCGCTGATGAAGCAGTTCGGCTACACCAATCCGATGGAAGTGCCGAAGCTGGTCAAGGTCGCCCTGAACATGGGTGTCGGCGAAGCGGCCACCAACAAGAAGATCCTGGAAAACGCCGTCGGCGACATGACCAAGATTTCCGGCCAGAAGCCGGTTGTCACCAAGTCGCGTGTGTCGGTTGCGTCGTTCAAGATCCGCGATGGTTGGCCGATCGGCTGCAAGACCACGCTGCGTCGCCACAAGATGTACGAGTTCCTGGATCGCCTGATCAACATCTCGCTGCCGCGCGTGCGCGACTTCCGTGGTGTTTCCGGTCGTTCCTTCGACGGCCGCGGCAACTTCAACATGGGTGTGAAGGAGCAGATCATCTTCCCGGAAATCGACTTCGACGCCGTCGACGCGATCCGCGGTATGGATATCGCCATCACCACCACTGCGAAGACCGACGCGGAAGCGAAGGCGCTGCTGGCAGCGTTCAAGTTCCCGTTCCGTAACTGA
- the secY gene encoding preprotein translocase subunit SecY gives MAQAGIGNLAGGMGKFTELRQRLLFVVGALIVYRIGCYVPVPGVNPDAMLAMMQQQGGGIVDMFNMFSGGALHRFSIFALNVMPYISASIVMQLAVHIFPALKAMQKEGESGRRKITQYSRIGAVLLAVVQGGSIALALQGQVSPSGAPVVYAPGMGFVLTAVVALTAGTMFLMWVGEQVTERGIGNGVSLIIFAGIVAGLPGAVIHTFDAYRDGNIQFIQLLLIAIVVLAFTFFVVFVERGQRRITVNYARRQGGRNAYMNQTSFLPLKLNMAGVIPAIFASSLLAFPATLAMWSGQAANQSSMGQILQKVANALGPGEPLHMIVFAALITGFAFFYTALVFNSQETADNLKKSGALIPGIRPGKATADYIDGVLTRLTAAGSAYLVIVCLLPELMRTQLNASFYFGGTSLLIVVVVVMDFIAQVQAHLMSHQYESLLKKANLKGGNRGGFARG, from the coding sequence ATGGCGCAAGCTGGCATCGGTAACCTCGCGGGCGGAATGGGCAAGTTCACTGAACTTCGCCAACGTTTGCTGTTCGTCGTCGGGGCTTTGATCGTCTATCGCATCGGCTGCTACGTGCCGGTGCCGGGCGTCAATCCCGATGCCATGCTTGCCATGATGCAACAGCAGGGCGGCGGCATCGTGGACATGTTCAACATGTTCTCGGGCGGCGCCCTGCACCGTTTCAGCATCTTCGCGCTGAACGTGATGCCGTACATCTCGGCATCGATCGTGATGCAGCTGGCCGTGCACATCTTCCCCGCCCTGAAGGCGATGCAGAAGGAAGGTGAGTCCGGCCGCCGCAAGATCACCCAGTATTCGCGCATCGGCGCCGTGCTGCTGGCAGTGGTGCAGGGCGGCTCGATCGCACTGGCCCTGCAGGGCCAGGTCTCGCCGTCGGGCGCTCCGGTGGTGTATGCGCCGGGCATGGGCTTCGTGCTCACCGCCGTGGTCGCGCTGACCGCCGGCACCATGTTCCTGATGTGGGTCGGTGAGCAGGTCACCGAGCGCGGCATCGGCAACGGCGTGTCGCTGATCATCTTTGCCGGTATCGTCGCCGGCCTGCCGGGTGCGGTCATCCACACCTTCGACGCCTACCGCGACGGCAACATCCAGTTCATCCAGCTGCTGCTGATCGCCATTGTCGTGCTCGCCTTCACCTTCTTCGTGGTGTTCGTCGAGCGCGGCCAGCGCCGGATCACGGTGAACTACGCGCGCCGCCAGGGCGGTCGCAACGCGTACATGAACCAGACCTCGTTCCTGCCGCTGAAGCTCAACATGGCCGGCGTCATCCCGGCGATCTTCGCCTCGAGCCTGCTGGCCTTCCCGGCCACCCTGGCCATGTGGTCCGGCCAGGCTGCCAACCAGAGCAGCATGGGCCAGATCCTGCAGAAGGTCGCCAATGCCCTGGGCCCGGGCGAGCCGCTGCACATGATCGTCTTCGCCGCGCTGATCACCGGTTTCGCGTTCTTCTATACCGCGCTGGTGTTCAACTCGCAGGAAACCGCCGACAACCTGAAGAAGTCGGGCGCGCTGATTCCGGGCATCCGTCCGGGCAAGGCAACCGCCGACTACATCGACGGCGTGCTGACCCGCCTGACCGCAGCCGGCTCGGCCTACCTGGTGATCGTCTGCCTGCTGCCGGAACTGATGCGCACGCAGCTGAACGCCTCGTTCTACTTCGGCGGTACTTCGCTGCTGATCGTGGTGGTGGTGGTGATGGACTTCATCGCCCAGGTGCAGGCGCACCTGATGTCCCACCAGTACGAGAGCCTGCTGAAGAAGGCCAACCTGAAGGGCGGCAACCGCGGCGGTTTTGCCCGCGGCTGA
- the rplP gene encoding 50S ribosomal protein L16, with protein MLQPKRTKYRKVHKGRNDGLSWSANAVSFGEYGLKATAHGQLTARQIEAARRSISRYVKRGGKMWIRVFPDKPITKKPIEVRMGSGKGNVEYWVAQIQPGRMIYEIEGVSEEVAREAFRLAAAKLSVTTTFVTRTVR; from the coding sequence ATGTTGCAACCCAAGCGAACCAAGTACCGCAAGGTACACAAGGGCCGTAACGATGGCCTGAGCTGGAGCGCCAACGCTGTCAGCTTCGGCGAATACGGCCTGAAGGCAACCGCACACGGTCAGCTGACCGCGCGTCAGATCGAAGCGGCCCGCCGCTCGATCAGCCGCTACGTCAAGCGCGGCGGCAAGATGTGGATCCGCGTGTTCCCCGACAAGCCCATCACCAAGAAGCCCATCGAAGTCCGAATGGGTTCTGGTAAGGGTAACGTGGAATACTGGGTGGCCCAGATCCAGCCCGGCCGCATGATCTATGAAATCGAGGGTGTTTCCGAGGAAGTGGCTCGCGAGGCGTTCCGCCTGGCCGCCGCCAAGCTCTCGGTCACCACCACTTTCGTGACCCGTACGGTGCGCTGA
- the rpsS gene encoding 30S ribosomal protein S19, whose translation MARSLKKGPFVDHHLVKKVEAAAGSKKPIKTWSRRSMILPDMVGVTIAVHNGKNHIPVLVNENMVGHKLGEFAITRTFKGHGGDKKSGK comes from the coding sequence ATGGCACGTTCACTCAAGAAGGGCCCGTTCGTCGATCACCACCTCGTCAAGAAGGTGGAGGCCGCTGCGGGCAGCAAGAAGCCGATCAAGACCTGGTCGCGCCGTTCGATGATCCTGCCTGACATGGTAGGCGTCACCATTGCCGTGCATAACGGCAAGAACCACATCCCGGTTCTCGTCAACGAGAACATGGTCGGCCACAAGCTCGGCGAATTTGCCATCACCCGGACCTTCAAGGGTCACGGTGGTGACAAGAAGTCGGGCAAGTAA